In Candidatus Zixiibacteriota bacterium, the genomic window CGATATATACGCCATCTCGGAATCAAACTCGTACATGCCGGTTTCGAAGATTCCGGTCAGGTAGAATTTGGCGATGCGGGGACGGGTGGAACGACGAAGGTCTTCACCTCGAAGCGAATAAAGCACGACCGGGTCGCCGACGGTTACTCCCAGACGGTCCGCCAAGGAGAGTCCCATCAGGATGCCGGAGGCGTTTTCGGTGGTGTCGATAAGCGGCAGGTCAAAGGTGTAGGCTCCCTTGACGATGTCGTCGGCAATGTTGGCGGTTTTCATTTCCTCTTCGAGAACGATACCGCGCACCACGATGCCGTCACCGGCGGAAGCCGACGACACAGCCGCCTTGTAGTAAATAAAGGGTGACGCCGCCACTACGTCAGGAATCTTTTCCACTTCGGCAACAACTCCCTGATAATCACGAATGGTCATCGAGTCCTTGGGGAAAATTGAAATATGGGATGTAGTTCCCAGGAGTCTCTTGCGCAACTCCCCTTCAAAGCCGTTATGCATCGACATTACAAAGCAGACAACTGCCACTCCCAGCGTCACGCCAAACGTGGTAATCCAGGTAGAAACAGAAGTAAAGAAACGACCGGAGCGAAGGTACCGTCCGGCTATAAGGCGCTCGTAATACATCCCTGAATGAGACTCATTCCCCGCCGTCGGGGGCGGTCGTTTCCGGGCGCATCTGCGGGAAGAATATTACATCGCGGATAGAATGGCTGTCGGTCAGAATCATGACCAGGCGGTCAATGCCGAACCCGAGTCCGCCGGTTGGAGGCATGCCATACGAAAGCGCCATAAGGAAATCTTCATCGAGCTGATGCGCCTCTTCATCTCCCGCTTTGCGCTGCTCCATCTGCGACAAAAACCGCCGTCGCTGCTCTTCCGGGTCATTCAGTTCCGAGAAGGCGTTGCCTGTTTCCAAGCCGGCAATGAAGAGTTCGAAGCGCTCGGTCAAACGCGGCTGGCTGCGATGGGTTTTCGCCAGAGGGGAAATCTCCAGAGGGAAATCCATGATGAAGGTCGGCTGAACCAAAGTCGGCTCGACTTTCTGCTCAAAGAAGGCTTCCACCACTTTCCCCCAATTGGTCATTTCGGTGACATCGATGCCGGATTCGCGCGCCCGGGCTTTTGCCGTTTCAAAATCGAGCGGCAACAGGTCTATGCCAGTAGCTTCTTTTACGGCATCTATCATCGAGATAGCTTTAAACGGAGGCTCGAAGTCGAGCTCTTTGCCCTCGTACATGATTTTATACTTGCCGTGCAGGTCGAAAACCGTCTTGCGCAGCAACCGCTGAAAGAGCTCCATGATGTCGTGGTAGTCGGCGTATGCCCAGTACAATTCAATCATGGTAAATTCCGGGTTGTGCAGACGGTCCATTCCTTCATTACGGAAATCCTTGCAGAGTTCCCAGACTTTCTCAAAGCCGCCGACAATCAGCCGCTTGAGATATAATTCATCGGCAATGCGCAAATAGAGGTCGATATCAAGGGTGTTATGATGGGTAACAAAGGGTCGGGCCGAGGCCCCGCCGTACAGCGGCTGCAGAATTGGCGTCTCCACCTCAAGAAAGCCTTCGTCATTGAGAAAATCGCGGATGGAACGAATGATGCGGCTTCGTTTGACGAACGTCTCCCGCACCTCCGGGTTCACGATCAGGTCAACATACCGGCGGCGGTAGCGGACTTCTTTGTCCACCAGCCCGGCATGTTTATCGGGAAGGGGGTGGAGCGATTTAGCGAGGATTTCGTAACTCTCGACCATGACTGTTTTCTCGCCGGTGCGGGTGGTAAAAAGTTTGCCCTGCACGCCGATTATATCGCCGAGGTCAAGACGGTCAAACCTCTCGAAGGGAGTTTCGCCGACATTATTTATTTTCAGATAAACCTGAATGCGGGCGGAGTGGTCCCGGATATCGGCAAACAGGGCTTTGCCCATCCGGCGCTTGAGCATCATACGCCCGGCCAGCCGCACAACAATTTCCTGCGCGGCAAAGGTGTCAAAATTGTCCAGCGCTTGGGCTATAGAATGAGTTTTGGCGAAACGATAGGGATAAGGATTGAGCCCTTCCTGACGCAACTCCGCCACTTTGCGGCGGCGAATTTCTATCAGTTCTTCCAGGGGAATCTGGGGACGTTCTTCTTCGGTTGGCAGTTTATCTTTATTTTCCATTTGACAGAGTTATGGCTTTGAATTTTTCACTTTTTGCAGAAGCGCTCGCGCCACCGGAGGCGGCACCAGACCATTGATTTCCCCGTTGTTGCGAGCGACATCCTTGACAATGGTTGAGGAGAGATAGACCCAGGAAAGCGACGGCATCAAGAAAACGGTTTCGACATTTCGGGCAAGCTTGCGGTTCATAAGAGCCATCTGAAATTCATACTCGAAATCGGAGACCGCCCGCAGACCGCGAATAATGGCGCAGGCATGGTGTTTCTTCGCCAGGTCGGCCAGAAGACCGTCAAATTTGATTACCTCAATTCCTTTCATTCCCCGCAGGGACTTTTGCACCAACTCAAATCTTTCCAGGTGGTCAAAGTATGGGTTCTTTCGCGCATTTTTTGCCACGGCTACGATAAGAGTGTCAAAAAGATGAACCGCCCGTTCAATGAGAGAGATATGCCCATTGGTGATAGGGTCAAAAGTGCCGGGATAAATGGCAATTCTCCCTCTCTTAATCTTTCTTGACGGCATAAAAGGTCACCTCTGTCTGGCCGAACTTGCGGCTTTTAAGCACCGTCATCCGGTCATGGGTAATATCAATACCTGATTTATGTTCAATAATAAGGAATCCCTCAGGGGCAAGCAAGTTATATTCAAGAACGGCGTCAATGACAGCCTGCGGAAGTATCTTGTCGTACGGCGGGTCGGCGAAAATCAGGTCGAAACGGCGATTGCTGTCGGATAGAAAGCGGCAGGCTTTGAGATAATCCATCTCCAGAATCTCCATTCTCAGGGCAAGAGAATTGAGATTGGCAATGATACTCTGCTTCTGTTTGTGGGCAATTTCGACAAAGACGGCAGTGACGGCGCCGCGCGAGAGGGCTTCGATTCCCAATGCCCCGGAGCCGGCGAAGAGGTCAAGGACAGTCTTGCTCTCGATATCATTCATCAGAATATTGAAAATCGACTGACGCACCTTATCGGTGGTTGGCCGGGCGGCGAGACCGGGTGCGCTGCGCAGGGCTCGACCCCGATATATGCCTCCAGTGACACGCATCAGGAAACTACCGTCAGTCCCAGACCAACCAGGAACAAGGCTGAAGGGTTTGCGGCGCTGTCCGCAAATAGTTCCGTTCGGAATTCCGGAAAGGCAATTTTGACACGAAGCAGCTGCGAGAGAGGCTCGGCGATGGTCGTATCGGCTCTCTCCCCGCACAGAATTACCAGCGACAAGGGAGCCGTGAAACCCTCCTTGAAAAGAAGCGAATTACGGTATCGGACCAGCGCCGCGATATCAATCAGAGCCGATTTCATCGCGGCGGAATCGTCGGCATCCGGAAAAGAACACTCGAGAAAGCCGGTCGCCACCGTAACGCCATGATTCAGAAAAGCAAGAAGGGTCTGGTGGCGGTCGATATGGAGCAGGCAGACCAGGTCGCCGCCGAGGGGGCGGCAAAATTTGCGATACCCTTCGGCAAGCGCCAGCGAGCGAAGACGAAATCCGGAGGGGCGAATGACCGCTATTTCGAGCCTTTCTATCTGTTCTTCGACCAATTTTCGGTGATAAGCCACGGCCAGCCGCTGCGGGCAGCCGTTCAAAGCATAGGTCTCCAGAAAATAATGGTCGGCCTCTTCAGGAAGAGCTGTCAGTAGCTCGAAAAGGGCTGTCTTGTCGGCGTTCAGGGTGGGGTCATTCGGCGGTTTGACCAGTTTGACAACTGCCTGGGCGTCCGGGACGGCAAAATAGAGTTCGGCATGGGCATCAAACCTGTCGCGACAGAGTTCTCTTTCCGGCAACTCTTGAAGAGATTCAATGAGCATTCGCCCCGGTTCGGCGGCCAGAGTTGCCAATCGGAGACTGCCGGGGAGCAAATCGAGCCCATGCACTCTGCCGCGAAGCGTCACCATGGCCGAATCTCCAGATACGGCTTGATTCGCTCGTACAGTTTGTAACCTATGCCGCGAACTTTCATGACCTCTTCGGGCGACGTAAATGGTCCGGCGGAATCGCGGAAGGCGACAATTCGTTCCGCCAGAACCGCTCCTATTCCGGGCAGCAGCTCCAGGGAATCAGCCGGGGAACGATTGAGGTCCACCCGGAACAGCGGCGCATAGCGGGTGTCGGCGTCGCCGACCGAAATAGAGAGCCGAAGCGAATCAGGTGAGGTAACGCTCAGGCTTCTCACTAAATTCAAAATGGAAGTGAAGAGCAAAATTCCGCTCAGGATAAGAACAAAAGTCAGCTGTTTCGATGTAAATTCAAAAAAACGATTCATTTATAGTTCCGGGGCTGTCGCATCCCATGAAAGATACACGTGAGCCGGAAAAAAGCAATTACTTGTCTATAGATGACGTTCCAATTCTCCGATAGACCCAGGCTTCATTGGTATGATTGTGGCGCGGATTAAGAAAGTGCAGGAGCATATCGACCAGCGACGGCGGCGCATGATAAACCGGCGTCATATCACCGAAATAGGTTGAAAGCCGCTGACGATGTATTTCCTGGGCGGTGTCGCTGAAAACAACCAGGTAATTGACTGAATCGAACCAGATGTCTCTTTCCGCAGCGGTATCGAGCGTCTCCCAGCGGTCCAGCAGAATCGGCATTTCCGTATCGATCCCGGCGTAGCTGTAAGGGGCAAGAAGTTTCCTTTCGGTGCGGTCCACCAGGTAACGGAGGACATCACTTTGTTTCGAGAGATAGACCATCGAATCGACGGTCCCGCGATGGGCATAATTGAAAGTGAAAATGGGCAGAAGCAGGATATTCAGACCGAGGGCTGCGATAGCGGAACCTTTGAGGATTTTCCGATGCCGGGCTGAAAGCCGTCCGGAAGAAAGCCACTCATGAAGACCGACGGTACCAAGGATGACAATAAGCGGAAAAATCGGCACCATGAAGCGCTCTTCTTTGTGAGTAATGAGACTGTGCACAAGAAAGAAGCAGGCGGCGGCGCTGAAGGCAACAATATGCCTCTTGATTATGGTGCGTTTGAAGATTGAGCCGACAAAATAGAAGGAGAACGGTGGAATAAGAATCCCCAGAATCAGGACCGCAAAAATCCAGAACGGCTGCGGCAGAGGCGGGGGACCGGACGGAAAGAGAAATCGTTCCATGATGTTGACCGAGGAGCGCCCGAAACTTCCCAGAAGTTGAATATCCAGACTGCCGCTGAAAAGGACTACCAGTACCCCTCCTGCGGCGAAATATAGCGCGGGACGGATGTTCCGCGCCAGATACCAGAGAGCGAATGGAATCGGCAGCACCGCCAGACCGGTATTGAAGCGAATCATCCAGGAAAGCCCGCCCAGAATTCCGGCCAGTAATAGGACCCGAGCGTTCCTGGAATGAAAGCCTTTGTATGCCAGATAAACTGCCGGAACCAAAAGGTCGGCGGAGACCTGCTCTATTAGATTGCGCACAGCCAGGTAGGGCATGAGAAAATGTCCCGCCAGAATCAGTCCACCGGCAAGGGCGACCTTCCGGTTATTGGTAGAATCTGCGATATACTTGACTCCGAAATAAACTGTCAATAGCGACAGA contains:
- a CDS encoding ABC transporter permease, with amino-acid sequence MYYERLIAGRYLRSGRFFTSVSTWITTFGVTLGVAVVCFVMSMHNGFEGELRKRLLGTTSHISIFPKDSMTIRDYQGVVAEVEKIPDVVAASPFIYYKAAVSSASAGDGIVVRGIVLEEEMKTANIADDIVKGAYTFDLPLIDTTENASGILMGLSLADRLGVTVGDPVVLYSLRGEDLRRSTRPRIAKFYLTGIFETGMYEFDSEMAYISLASAQKLFQMEDEVTAIHLKLTDIYLAEKIAPEIQSALGYGYDIVPWNILHKNLFAWISMEKKILFIGFILIVLVAAFSIISTLVMLAMEKRSEIGILKTIGCTPNSIRKIFILNGIVIGTIGILGGWGMALAAAWLQNRYAIISLPPDLYFISYLPIDVHPLDLFMAGMVTLVICFFAALYPAHRAASQSVIEVLRQ
- the lysS gene encoding lysine--tRNA ligase, with translation MENKDKLPTEEERPQIPLEELIEIRRRKVAELRQEGLNPYPYRFAKTHSIAQALDNFDTFAAQEIVVRLAGRMMLKRRMGKALFADIRDHSARIQVYLKINNVGETPFERFDRLDLGDIIGVQGKLFTTRTGEKTVMVESYEILAKSLHPLPDKHAGLVDKEVRYRRRYVDLIVNPEVRETFVKRSRIIRSIRDFLNDEGFLEVETPILQPLYGGASARPFVTHHNTLDIDLYLRIADELYLKRLIVGGFEKVWELCKDFRNEGMDRLHNPEFTMIELYWAYADYHDIMELFQRLLRKTVFDLHGKYKIMYEGKELDFEPPFKAISMIDAVKEATGIDLLPLDFETAKARARESGIDVTEMTNWGKVVEAFFEQKVEPTLVQPTFIMDFPLEISPLAKTHRSQPRLTERFELFIAGLETGNAFSELNDPEEQRRRFLSQMEQRKAGDEEAHQLDEDFLMALSYGMPPTGGLGFGIDRLVMILTDSHSIRDVIFFPQMRPETTAPDGGE
- the coaD gene encoding pantetheine-phosphate adenylyltransferase yields the protein MPSRKIKRGRIAIYPGTFDPITNGHISLIERAVHLFDTLIVAVAKNARKNPYFDHLERFELVQKSLRGMKGIEVIKFDGLLADLAKKHHACAIIRGLRAVSDFEYEFQMALMNRKLARNVETVFLMPSLSWVYLSSTIVKDVARNNGEINGLVPPPVARALLQKVKNSKP
- the rsmD gene encoding 16S rRNA (guanine(966)-N(2))-methyltransferase RsmD, with the translated sequence MRVTGGIYRGRALRSAPGLAARPTTDKVRQSIFNILMNDIESKTVLDLFAGSGALGIEALSRGAVTAVFVEIAHKQKQSIIANLNSLALRMEILEMDYLKACRFLSDSNRRFDLIFADPPYDKILPQAVIDAVLEYNLLAPEGFLIIEHKSGIDITHDRMTVLKSRKFGQTEVTFYAVKKD
- a CDS encoding helix-hairpin-helix domain-containing protein, encoding MNRFFEFTSKQLTFVLILSGILLFTSILNLVRSLSVTSPDSLRLSISVGDADTRYAPLFRVDLNRSPADSLELLPGIGAVLAERIVAFRDSAGPFTSPEEVMKVRGIGYKLYERIKPYLEIRPW